From Roseburia hominis, the proteins below share one genomic window:
- the nrdR gene encoding transcriptional regulator NrdR has translation MKCPYCGNIDTRVIDSRPADDGASIRRRRSCDACSKRFTTYEKVETIPLIIIKKDNNREQYDRAKIEGGVLRACYKRPVSAADIQKTIDSIEADIFSREEKEISSSDIGEIVMERLKALDPVAYVRFASVYREFKDVETFMAELKKILG, from the coding sequence ATGAAATGTCCATATTGTGGGAATATTGACACCAGAGTCATTGATTCCAGACCGGCGGATGATGGGGCATCCATTAGAAGAAGACGTTCCTGCGATGCGTGCAGCAAGCGTTTTACTACTTATGAGAAGGTGGAGACGATTCCGCTGATTATTATTAAGAAGGATAACAATCGAGAGCAGTATGACCGGGCCAAGATTGAGGGAGGCGTATTGCGCGCATGCTATAAGAGACCGGTCTCTGCGGCAGACATTCAGAAGACAATTGATTCTATTGAGGCGGATATTTTCAGCCGGGAGGAAAAGGAAATCTCCAGCAGCGATATCGGGGAGATCGTAATGGAACGGCTCAAAGCCCTCGATCCGGTCGCCTATGTCAGATTTGCGTCCGTTTACCGGGAGTTCAAAGATGTGGAGACCTTCATGGCAGAGCTTAAGAAAATTCTCGGATAA
- a CDS encoding YlmC/YmxH family sporulation protein, with product MRFCELREREVINTCNCKRLGCVTDVLLDLCSGCVEAIIIPGPGKICGFLGYDSEYVIPFECIKKVGPDIILVEINEEKCLKSCK from the coding sequence ATTCGTTTTTGCGAACTGAGAGAGAGGGAGGTCATTAACACCTGTAACTGTAAAAGATTAGGCTGCGTGACCGATGTGCTGCTGGATCTGTGTAGCGGCTGTGTGGAGGCGATCATTATTCCGGGGCCGGGAAAGATCTGCGGCTTTCTGGGGTATGATTCCGAATATGTGATTCCGTTTGAATGTATTAAAAAAGTAGGGCCGGATATTATTTTAGTAGAAATCAATGAGGAAAAATGTTTGAAATCTTGCAAATAA
- a CDS encoding metallophosphoesterase: MIALILSPLYLLLNFYLLRWLNHWMDACHSFLRKKWVHILVDIIYLFICTSLLSAFLLPAGSLKRFLKLLSNYWLGVLLYTILTVVIADLIRLIFKHSKKISPEKLHSRKVFVTGGGICLAVILTFSTWGIINARHIHTTRYDVTIDKRAGSLDSLRVVLVADLHLGYNIGCSHMESMVNKINAENPDIVLIAGDIFDNEYEALEDPDRLSSILRGIQSKYGVYACYGNHDISEKILAGFTFGGKKKKMSDPRMDTFLADSGIALLQDEGVLIDQAFYVYGRPDYQRPGRGITSRKTPEEITSDMDHSKPILVMDHQPRELQELSQAGVDLDLCGHTHDGQLFPGNLTIKLMWENACGYLKKGDMHNIVTSGVGLFGPNMRVGTKSEICSIQVNFAP, encoded by the coding sequence ATGATTGCGTTGATACTTTCACCACTTTACCTGCTTTTGAATTTTTATCTTCTGCGCTGGCTGAACCACTGGATGGACGCCTGTCATTCTTTTCTGCGAAAAAAATGGGTACATATTCTGGTCGATATCATTTACCTCTTTATCTGTACCTCTCTGCTGAGCGCGTTTCTTCTACCCGCAGGGTCACTCAAGCGATTCCTGAAACTGCTGAGCAATTACTGGCTTGGCGTCTTATTATATACGATCCTGACGGTGGTCATTGCTGATCTGATTCGCCTGATTTTTAAGCACAGCAAAAAGATTTCACCGGAAAAGCTGCATTCCCGCAAAGTCTTCGTGACGGGCGGCGGAATCTGTCTGGCCGTGATCCTGACATTCAGTACATGGGGAATCATAAATGCCCGCCATATTCACACGACCCGCTATGATGTGACGATCGACAAACGGGCCGGCTCTTTGGATTCTCTTCGCGTGGTCCTGGTCGCCGACCTTCACCTGGGCTACAATATCGGCTGTTCACACATGGAAAGTATGGTAAATAAGATCAATGCCGAGAATCCGGATATTGTACTGATTGCCGGAGATATTTTCGATAACGAATACGAGGCCCTGGAGGACCCTGACAGGCTTTCTTCGATTTTGCGGGGAATCCAAAGTAAATACGGAGTATACGCCTGCTACGGGAATCATGATATTTCCGAGAAAATTCTGGCCGGCTTTACCTTTGGCGGAAAAAAGAAGAAAATGAGCGACCCGCGCATGGACACCTTCCTCGCCGATTCCGGAATCGCGCTGCTTCAGGACGAGGGTGTCCTGATCGACCAGGCATTCTATGTCTATGGCAGACCGGATTACCAGAGGCCGGGGCGCGGAATTACCTCGCGCAAGACACCGGAGGAAATCACATCTGATATGGACCATTCCAAGCCGATTCTTGTCATGGACCACCAGCCACGCGAGCTTCAGGAACTCTCCCAGGCCGGGGTGGATCTGGATCTGTGTGGGCACACCCATGACGGTCAGCTATTTCCGGGAAATCTGACCATAAAGCTGATGTGGGAAAATGCCTGCGGGTACCTGAAAAAGGGGGATATGCACAATATCGTCACTTCCGGAGTCGGACTGTTCGGACCGAATATGCGGGTCGGCACGAAAAGTGAGATCTGTTCGATTCAGGTGAACTTTGCTCCATAG